In bacterium, a genomic segment contains:
- a CDS encoding PIN domain-containing protein produces the protein MKDKFFIDTNILVYSFDLSNPVKWQKANHLIKMALVESKGCISYQVIQEFLNVATKKFATPLSIRDCQRYLDSVLHPLCQVFASVDLCHQALDLMQRWQYSFYDSLILAAALQADCKILYSEDLHHEQPIKSLTILNPFL, from the coding sequence ATGAAAGATAAATTCTTTATCGATACTAATATACTTGTCTATTCTTTCGATCTTTCAAATCCAGTAAAGTGGCAAAAAGCCAACCATCTAATTAAAATGGCACTGGTCGAAAGCAAGGGGTGCATCAGTTATCAAGTCATCCAGGAGTTTCTTAATGTCGCTACGAAAAAGTTTGCCACCCCCCTATCGATCCGCGATTGTCAACGTTATCTAGATTCTGTGCTTCACCCACTTTGCCAGGTGTTTGCTAGTGTTGATCTCTGCCATCAAGCACTTGATTTAATGCAAAGGTGGCAGTATTCATTCTATGACTCGCTGATTCTTGCCGCCGCACTGCAAGCTGACTGCAAGATTCTCTATTCAGAGGATTTGCATCATGAACAGCCGATCAAATCTCTTACTATTTTGAATCCATTCTTGTAG
- a CDS encoding SRPBCC family protein gives MVQIQVDQKAPAYAVREAYVNAPIQLVWNILANLEKWPEWNDSVKAMDLQGNVVPGTEFRWTAGGMKIRSRIEQVDPPRRIVWSGRTMGIRAMHSWTFAEEKEGTKVRTEESFEGWIVKLLARKMKRALSEALEQGISALKNEAEKRHREIMA, from the coding sequence ATGGTACAGATCCAGGTAGACCAAAAAGCACCCGCCTACGCAGTGCGGGAGGCCTATGTCAACGCTCCGATCCAACTGGTGTGGAACATTTTAGCCAATCTGGAAAAATGGCCAGAATGGAATGACAGCGTCAAGGCGATGGATCTCCAGGGAAACGTCGTGCCAGGCACAGAGTTTCGCTGGACTGCTGGGGGCATGAAAATACGATCGCGTATAGAACAAGTCGATCCTCCGCGGCGTATTGTTTGGTCAGGCCGCACGATGGGCATACGAGCGATGCATAGCTGGACGTTTGCCGAGGAGAAAGAGGGTACGAAAGTACGCACCGAGGAATCATTTGAAGGCTGGATTGTCAAGCTGTTGGCCAGGAAAATGAAAAGGGCATTGAGCGAAGCACTGGAGCAAGGCATTTCAGCACTGAAAAATGAGGCAGAAAAAAGACATCGCGAAATAATGGCCTGA
- a CDS encoding arginine deiminase family protein: MFANAIVRTPGKSMIMGLTTAHLGVPDYERALLQHQSYIKALIECGLNVTVMPADEEFPDSTFVEDTALVTPHCAIITNPGAASRKGETAQTREAVSRFYSDIEEISEPGTVEAGDVLMVGGHYYVGLSGRTNRAGADQLIQILESYGMTGSTIELEHVLHLKTGVAYLEHNNLVVSGEFVDKPEFARFNKMVVPDQEAYAANSIWVNETVLVPAGYPVTARKIADLGYAVVEIEMTEFKKLDGGLSCLSLRF, encoded by the coding sequence ATGTTTGCGAACGCCATCGTCAGGACACCCGGAAAGAGCATGATAATGGGCTTGACCACAGCCCATCTTGGCGTTCCCGACTATGAACGGGCGCTTCTCCAGCATCAATCCTACATCAAAGCCCTGATCGAATGCGGCTTGAATGTAACGGTGATGCCTGCCGATGAAGAGTTCCCCGACTCCACCTTTGTGGAAGACACGGCGCTGGTGACGCCTCATTGTGCCATTATAACCAATCCCGGGGCCGCATCCAGAAAAGGCGAAACTGCACAGACCAGGGAAGCCGTAAGCCGGTTTTATTCTGACATCGAAGAGATAAGCGAGCCGGGGACGGTGGAAGCCGGTGATGTGCTGATGGTGGGCGGGCATTATTATGTTGGCCTTTCCGGACGGACCAATCGGGCCGGTGCGGATCAGCTCATTCAAATACTCGAAAGCTATGGGATGACCGGTTCGACCATTGAACTGGAACACGTCCTGCATTTGAAAACAGGCGTGGCCTATCTGGAGCATAATAACCTGGTCGTGTCCGGTGAATTTGTAGATAAGCCGGAGTTCGCACGTTTTAATAAAATGGTTGTCCCGGATCAGGAAGCTTACGCCGCAAATTCCATCTGGGTTAACGAAACGGTTCTTGTCCCGGCCGGGTATCCCGTCACAGCCCGCAAAATAGCGGATCTGGGTTATGCGGTTGTTGAAATTGAAATGACCGAATTTAAGAAACTCGATGGCGGTTTGAGTTGTTTGTCGCTGCGGTTTTAA
- a CDS encoding DUF4405 domain-containing protein: MGDKSAKLSGMNIRALASLALFCAGLWLVPSGIALHFASHDGAARSSHLFMTIHNTASFLFLIAAVVHVMMNWKVLTHYVKAKVGEYLRFKRELVIAVLGVSAFIMLVAFHALALH, from the coding sequence ATGGGTGACAAATCGGCTAAGCTATCAGGAATGAATATTCGCGCGTTGGCATCACTGGCATTATTTTGCGCAGGGCTATGGTTGGTCCCTTCCGGCATAGCGCTCCATTTCGCCTCACACGATGGGGCCGCCAGGTCGAGCCACCTGTTCATGACTATTCATAACACGGCTTCTTTTCTCTTTTTAATCGCTGCTGTCGTCCATGTGATGATGAATTGGAAGGTTCTCACCCACTATGTGAAGGCAAAAGTCGGAGAGTATCTGAGGTTCAAGCGAGAATTGGTGATTGCCGTCCTGGGTGTGTCAGCGTTCATCATGCTGGTGGCGTTTCATGCGCTCGCCCTTCACTAG